One Methanobrevibacter ruminantium genomic window carries:
- a CDS encoding MJ1255/VC2487 family glycosyltransferase gives MKISIIIPTYNEEEYLPKLLESIKSQDFTDYEIIVADAQSDDNTREIAKENGCVVVEGGLPGPGRNRGAEVAQGEILLFLDSDLELTENYLSNVIEEFESDDLGVAITQMTPLSEKKRDKYLHDLANWFMIAVENIKPHGAGCYGIISKKELHDEVGGFDENLSFGEDTDYIERVAEISEFKVLRNARIGVSTRRLEEEGLYTLLKQYGKSTVNDFRGKRTSAEDLGYEFGHDPISALDSVDMEKIAEKSRNRKIKDRINKLKDRDIEENELVEVTEDETGLVVKEAAGSQGKKRIFYSVCGEGMGHAIRSSVILEHLTKKYDVYIFSSERAYEFLASKFDNVFEIGGFNTVYENNVVRTKKTFFKALKANPTNLKDGYNVLYKECKRIKPNIIISDFENYSSMLSKIMNIPLISLDNIHMLTQCEYDYPPNHKADMLTAKAVTKSYILRPKRHIITAFFYPPLKHPKMTALYPPVLREEIMKLEPVEGEHVLVYQTAESSINLMEELKKLDYKFIVYGFNKDEVDENLTYRSFNEEQIFEDMRTAKAIIVNGGFTMISEAIYLKKPIYSTPAHKNFEQILNGFYVEKLGFGESHENLDVKKIESFLHNLDKYQENLNKVEPWDNTEILNDLDLSIEKYSKLY, from the coding sequence ATGAAAATTAGTATTATCATACCTACATACAACGAAGAGGAATATCTTCCTAAATTGCTTGAAAGCATAAAATCCCAAGATTTTACTGATTATGAAATCATTGTTGCAGATGCACAATCAGATGATAATACTAGAGAGATTGCTAAGGAAAATGGTTGTGTTGTTGTAGAAGGTGGGCTTCCTGGACCTGGAAGAAATAGAGGTGCAGAAGTGGCTCAAGGAGAAATACTACTGTTTTTAGACTCTGACTTGGAATTGACTGAAAATTACCTAAGCAATGTGATTGAAGAGTTTGAGTCAGATGATTTGGGAGTAGCAATTACCCAAATGACACCACTATCTGAGAAAAAAAGAGACAAATATCTCCACGACCTTGCAAACTGGTTTATGATAGCTGTTGAAAACATAAAGCCTCATGGAGCAGGATGCTATGGGATCATCTCTAAAAAGGAATTGCATGATGAAGTTGGAGGATTTGACGAAAATCTAAGTTTTGGTGAAGATACTGACTATATCGAACGTGTTGCTGAAATCAGCGAATTTAAAGTGCTAAGAAATGCAAGAATCGGCGTTTCCACCAGAAGACTTGAAGAGGAAGGTCTTTACACATTACTTAAGCAATATGGAAAAAGTACTGTAAATGACTTCAGAGGAAAAAGAACTTCAGCAGAGGACTTAGGTTATGAGTTCGGTCACGACCCAATATCTGCACTTGATAGTGTGGACATGGAAAAGATTGCTGAAAAATCCAGAAACAGAAAAATCAAAGACAGAATCAATAAACTCAAGGACAGGGATATTGAAGAAAACGAATTAGTTGAAGTTACTGAAGATGAAACTGGCCTTGTTGTTAAAGAGGCAGCAGGATCACAAGGCAAGAAAAGAATATTCTATTCCGTCTGTGGAGAGGGAATGGGACATGCAATCAGAAGCAGCGTTATTCTTGAGCATTTAACCAAAAAATATGATGTTTACATTTTCTCAAGCGAAAGGGCATATGAATTCCTCGCAAGCAAATTCGATAATGTATTTGAAATTGGAGGATTCAACACTGTCTATGAAAACAATGTGGTTAGAACCAAGAAAACATTCTTTAAGGCATTGAAGGCAAATCCTACAAACTTGAAGGACGGATACAATGTATTATATAAGGAATGCAAAAGAATCAAGCCTAACATTATCATATCAGATTTTGAAAACTATTCCAGTATGCTCAGTAAGATCATGAACATTCCACTCATTAGCCTTGACAATATCCATATGTTGACCCAATGCGAATATGATTATCCTCCAAACCACAAAGCGGATATGCTAACTGCAAAGGCAGTTACCAAATCATATATCCTAAGGCCAAAAAGGCATATAATCACAGCATTCTTCTATCCTCCATTAAAGCATCCCAAGATGACTGCTCTTTACCCTCCAGTATTAAGGGAAGAGATAATGAAATTGGAGCCTGTTGAAGGGGAGCATGTTTTGGTTTATCAGACAGCAGAATCAAGCATAAACCTTATGGAAGAGCTTAAGAAACTTGATTACAAATTCATTGTTTATGGATTCAACAAGGATGAGGTTGATGAGAACTTGACATATAGGTCATTTAATGAAGAGCAAATCTTTGAGGATATGAGAACAGCTAAGGCAATTATAGTGAATGGTGGATTCACTATGATTTCAGAGGCGATATATCTTAAGAAACCTATCTACAGCACTCCTGCACATAAGAACTTCGAGCAGATATTGAATGGATTCTATGTTGAGAAGTTAGGATTTGGAGAATCTCATGAGAACCTGGATGTCAAAAAGATTGAAAGCTTTTTACATAATCTTGACAAGTATCAGGAAAACTTGAATAAGGTAGAGCCATGGGACAATACTGAAATCCTAAATGATCTTGACTTAAGCATTGAAAAATATTCAAAGCTTTATTAG
- a CDS encoding transcription initiation factor IIB produces the protein MGEINTKEGLSEEVLQNSKRTSRRRQKDDSEPERQTVCPQCGSTDLIGDYERAEVVCANCGLVIDENLVDMGPEWRAFDHEQRDKRTRVGAPITYTIHDKGLSTMIDWRNKDIYGRDIPARNRAQWYRLRKWQRKIRISGATERNLAFALSELDRDSSRLGLPRSVREAASVVYRSAVENKLIRGRSIEGVVAASLYAACRRCKVPRTLDEIAEVSRVSKKEVGRTYRFLTRELNIKLPPTSPVDYVPRFASELGLSGEVQSRSIEIIEKAMEKGLTSGRGPTGVAAAALYIASVLLGERKTQRDVAEVAGVTEVTIRNRYKELTEQLEMGVTL, from the coding sequence ATAGGAGAGATTAACACGAAAGAAGGATTATCTGAAGAAGTTCTTCAAAATTCCAAAAGAACTTCAAGAAGAAGACAAAAAGATGACTCTGAGCCAGAAAGACAAACCGTATGTCCACAATGTGGTTCAACTGATTTGATTGGGGATTATGAAAGGGCAGAAGTGGTTTGTGCTAACTGTGGATTAGTTATTGATGAAAACCTTGTAGATATGGGTCCAGAATGGAGAGCATTCGACCATGAACAAAGAGACAAACGTACAAGAGTAGGTGCTCCTATTACTTACACTATTCACGATAAAGGTTTAAGTACAATGATTGATTGGAGGAATAAGGACATCTATGGTAGAGATATTCCTGCAAGAAATAGAGCTCAATGGTACCGTTTAAGAAAATGGCAAAGAAAAATCAGAATTTCCGGTGCTACTGAACGTAACTTGGCTTTTGCATTAAGTGAATTAGACAGAGACTCTTCAAGATTAGGTCTTCCAAGAAGTGTAAGGGAAGCTGCTTCAGTTGTTTACAGAAGTGCAGTGGAAAACAAGCTTATCCGTGGAAGAAGTATTGAAGGAGTTGTAGCTGCTTCTTTATATGCAGCTTGTAGAAGATGTAAAGTACCTCGTACTTTAGATGAAATTGCTGAAGTTTCTAGAGTAAGTAAAAAAGAAGTTGGAAGAACTTACAGATTCTTGACAAGAGAATTGAACATTAAGTTACCTCCTACATCTCCAGTAGACTATGTTCCAAGATTCGCAAGTGAACTTGGATTATCTGGTGAAGTGCAATCTAGATCCATTGAAATCATTGAAAAGGCAATGGAAAAAGGATTAACTTCCGGTAGAGGTCCAACTGGTGTAGCTGCTGCTGCATTATACATTGCATCTGTTTTATTAGGTGAAAGAAAAACCCAAAGAGATGTTGCAGAAGTTGCAGGCGTAACTGAAGTAACTATCCGTAACAGATACAAAGAACTTACTGAACAATTAGAAATGGGTGTAACTTTATAA
- a CDS encoding Gar1/Naf1 family protein has protein sequence MKFLGNISHLANSGKLIVKTTKTPPAGAFVFTNDKQKIGKVYSIFGPVKNPYVSVNIFRSVNRRDLESRHGEKLFVSTKSEMEKLNKKNKNSKSKKGSKGNSKNSRNRKSNSRKRRNK, from the coding sequence ATGAAATTTTTAGGAAACATCTCACACCTTGCCAATTCTGGAAAGCTTATTGTCAAAACCACAAAGACTCCTCCAGCAGGGGCTTTTGTTTTTACAAATGATAAGCAGAAAATAGGTAAGGTATATTCTATTTTTGGCCCAGTAAAAAATCCATACGTTTCCGTAAATATTTTTAGGTCAGTTAATAGAAGGGATCTTGAAAGTAGACATGGTGAAAAGCTATTTGTTTCCACAAAAAGTGAAATGGAAAAACTCAATAAGAAAAACAAGAACTCTAAATCCAAAAAGGGTTCAAAAGGTAATTCCAAGAATTCCAGAAATAGGAAATCCAATTCCAGAAAAAGAAGAAACAAATAG